In the Arachis stenosperma cultivar V10309 chromosome 8, arast.V10309.gnm1.PFL2, whole genome shotgun sequence genome, GAATAAGCATATATATAAGACAGGCATAATTAGGAATCAATTGCTTTTGACATCTCTTTTTGTCCTTTATACTCATTTTGGACATGCTCATTCTATCTCTTCATTTCAAATTCCAACTCGGTCTCTCTTTTTCTAGTCTTAACATCATCTCACCATCGCGGTATCATTGCTCTCTGGTAACTACTCATAATAATAGCAAGGGTTTCTACTTTCagtgtttttaatttattttaatgtcCTAATTGACAAAGAATTAAGAgcaattcaattttaaaaaaattaaacttttttataCAAGAAAAGAGGGAGGATAGTTTAACAAGAATGTTCAATGTACATTCAAAATTAGTCACTGATCTATCATCTATCAATGAGTATATGTTTGTgcatatttatataaatttatacattttatcaaatgaataatcaattagtagaataattaaattttttataatagtatCATAACAAAACTTTATGAGACGtcgaatatatatttttatacacATTAACTGATCAGTGGGTAATTTTTAAATATGCAAATACTAtgattgataatttaattagaTAAACTAAAAATCGAATTGTCTATTATAAAATCTCTCAAGGCGCAGTTATTCTTTCATTGACGATTTAATGATTTTGGAAAAATTCATTCTCCTAACCATGAGGAGTCACTAACAAAATCCTGAAACCTAATGTCAACTTCAATTGGCCcctattattaatttaatatagcAGGTTTTATTTTTCTGGGtacatgataaaaaaattaaataccaTAAAAGCATAGATTAAacatatcataaaaaaaattttaatattatttattatataaataaaattttttatatttttaatgcataaaaataataaattaattaaaacttttttttatagtatatttAATCTCTGTCCTTAGAATATAGGATAGCAAAGATACCACAATTTGTACCGTAATAAActaataagaagaaaaaagagtcTTTCTATTGTGTTTTTGGATATGGGGCCTTTCTCCTCTCCATACTTATTGGATTCAGGCCCGAACTTAGTCTGGATGAGGACTgtaaagaaacaaaaaagacaaaaatagaGAGTAGCGGTGCGGTGAGGTGAGGGGTGTTGACGAGAAAGAAAGAATGGAaaattcaaagaagaaaagTCGTGTTGGTGTAATGGTGTCAAAGAAACACAGCAACACGTATTGAAGTGAACGGTGGTGATTCGATGATACGATGAAAGGAGAGACGGTGACTCTGCTGCTTGTGAACCTGGCGGGGATCATGGAGAGGGCCGACGAGTCCCTCCTCCCCGGCGTCTACAAGGAAGTCGGTGAGGCCCTCCACACAGACCCCACCGGCCTCGGATCCCTCACTCTCTTCCGATCCATCGTCCAGTCCTCCTGCTACCCTCTCGCCGCCTACCTCTCCCTCCGCCACAACCGCGCCCACGTCATCGCCATCGGCGCTTTCCTCTGGGCCGCCGCCACCTTCCTCGTGGGCTTCTCCTCCACCTTCTTCCAGGTACTCCCCACCTCTCTTTCCAAGGCGCGTGCTTCGTTTTGTCGCATTTAGATATTGAATTAATAATCAATAATAGGTGGCTGTGTCACGAGGGCTTAATGGGATTGGCCTTGCACTCGTTACCCCTGCAATTCAGTCTCTTGTTGCTGACTCCACTCATGACACCAATCGTGGCATGGCTTTTGGATGGCTTCAACTCACCGGCAACATTGGTGCCATTCTTGGTGGCCTCTTCTCCATGTTGATTGCTCCCTTAACCATCATGGGCATCCCTGGTTGGAGAATTTCCTTCCATCTAGTTGGATTCATTAGTGTTCTGGTTGGTGTGCTAGTTTTCCTTTTCGCCAAGGATCCACACTTCTCGGATAATGGTAGCCGTGAACTTGAACCTGAACTTGAAGTTTCTGCGAAAATGCGCCGGAAAGACGCTGCCGGTAGAACATTCTGGTCGGAAGTGAAAAATTTATTTCAGGAAGCCAAGTCGGTTTCCAAGATTTTGTCTTTTCAGATCATTGTTGCGCAGGGTGTCACCGGTTCATTTCCCTGGTCAGCTTTGTCATTTTCACCAATGTGGCTTGAGCTTAGTGGATTTTCCCACCAGAAAACTGCATCTCTCATGGGTTTGTTTGTGGTTTCTTCGTCCATTGGGGGTTTGTTTGGAGGCAAGATGGGGGACATCCTTTCGAAACGGCTTCCAAACTCTGGAAGGATAATTCTGGCACAAATAAGCTCTGCATCCGCAATCCCCCTTGCAGCAATACTTTTGCTGGGGTTGCCACAAAATCCATCTACTATTATACCTCATGGTTTGGTTCTGGTCATTGTGGGGTTCTGCATATCTTGGAATGCTCCAGCTGCAAACAAGTAATTTTCCCACTTATTAGGAACTATTGTTTGTGATAATCTTCTGCATAGATTTTGAACTTAGACTCTTAGACAACTTGTTAGGCTTATTGCTTATCCATAGGTCTGATTTATCACAAACTGGATGGACATCAGTCCAATTTTTGCAGAGATAGTTCCGGAGAGATCTCGAACTAGTGTATATGCGTTGGATCGATCTTTTGAGTCTATACTATCATCCTTTGCTCCTCCTGCGGTGGGGATTTTGGCTCAACATGTTTATGGGTATAAGCCTATTCCTAAAGGTGCTACGGTATCTCAAGAAATTTTAACAGATAGAGAGAATGCTGCATCACTGGCAAAGGCTTTATATACAGCAATTGGAATTCCAATGGCGGTATGCTGTTTCATATACTCGTTTCTCTATCATGCTTACCCAAGAGACAGGGAACGTGCTAGGATGGAGGCTCTAATAGAATCGGAGTTGCAGGAAATTGAATCACCTAGTTTGCCCTTGGATAGAGAGTTTGAGAAAGAAGGGTTGAATGGTGATTTTGATCATGATGGTGAAGATAACACATTGCTCCAACGGAGGTTGACATTCGCCGATTGGACAAATAGTTTTCGCAACTCTGCAGCCAGCTGAGGTTGCTAGGTTCAAGAGAGATTGTATATCAGGTCTTTTGGGTGGCATAGAATTTCCATAAAAGAGATTGTATATTTTAGTATAGGCCTTCCATAGTTTTCTCTTCCCTTTTAGGGAAGGAAATTCCCTTATTATTATACACGATTTGTTCAAAGTATAGATACTTGTAACATCCATTGAATAGCAAAATATATTCTCGTCCTTCCACTTAACTTTTTTGACAAAACTATGATGACTGTGACATATAAATCAAATGCAAAATGAAAGTTAATTATGATGGGTAATCATATTTACATCTATAGTCCACCATGACTTGTTTATGCGGTGGTGCATTCACTCATGACACCTATGGCACATAAGTATGtgatatatattaattttgctAAATGGAGCAAATATTATCATGATCTGCTACTTATTTATCAAATGAACTGTGTAAATCCTTCAGTAAGATGTGTATAAGGTAGCACAGGAATCAGCACCAGAAAACTCAAACCTTAACTTGGTTTGGTAGCAGAAATCATCACAAAGAATCCATTTCTGATGCATTTAAATCCAACCAGCCCGCAGGCACTGCAGAGTTCTTCAAGTTCACGTTCAGAGAGAAATAAGTTACTTCCGGATACTTGCTTAAAACTCTACAATGAAAAACGAATTGATCAATTATTTAAACTTGCCAGAAACATTTTCTTATGTCCTACGGAAAAATATGAGAAATTTCCTATGTATCATCAGAGGGATTAATCATGAATGAATGAAATAAAGCGCACAAGATTAATGCAATTGAGAATATAACAGTGAGTCTGGTTAGAGGTTACTATCACCGAGGTTACCAATAAATGCAGATACGAGTGTCCCAAGCCAAAAAGATTCTAATTCTATACCTGACTGAAAGTACTTCTAAATGGGACAACAATGAAAGGCCCATCAATTATTATGGTGGTTGCAACAAAGACACCTCCAGGTCGTAAAACACGACTTATTTCAGCTACCTGCATAAAATGAATCATGGAAATTATAGGAAACAATGCAAATAAAGTTAAGGTAACACTCCATAGTTTAAATGATTTGCTCCAAGAAATTGTAGATATTCTAACCAAATTAAACACTTCTTTAAAATCCAAATATTAATGAATAACCATTTGCCTACAGCTGCTAAAGGTGAAGGCCAACAGTGGAGAGCTGCGCCCGCATGCACTGCATCAACAGAACTTGAAACAAAAGGGAGTCTTGATATGTCTGCTCTAACCAAGGTGATGTTCCTAACAACAAATGCACTACTGAGTTTGTCACATAAACCAAAATTTATAATAAGTATAACTTTGAACTCAAAAgttgaataaaagaaatataaaatgtATACTCTTTTGGAAAGTTCTCTTCCTGCTGAATGAATTCATAACACTGTTTCAACATGTTTTCTGAGTAGTCTAGAGCAACAACCAAAGGAAACAATCCACTCTTTGCAAATAATCTTGAAAATAATCCACTTGCACAACTAGCATCGATGATATTTCCACCCAATACTGGCTTTAAGAACTCCTTCATCAGTTCAAACTGCAATAAAATTCAATAACATGCATGATTATATGAGGTAAATTACAGTAGCCATGCATCAGCATTGCTTTGGAAGTACATATGACATGCATGGTGAAGAAGGCAGATCTCAAAATAAATCTAAAGAACTTGATGATCTACAACACAAAGCAATTATATAAATGGTAGAAATGTGAATGACAAGGTAAATATGAATTATTCTTCTCATCAACGTCCACAAGGTAAATATGACAAACTTAATGATCAAGCTTTCAGGACATCAGCATGAGCTAAGTTTAGGTTTAGAGGTTCTAATTTGGTGCTGGCAGTGGCAGTAATTTCTTGCATAGTTGGATGAGCTTGTGAAAGCAGCAAAACTTATTTTAAACTGATTTTGCTAAGCACGTATTTCTAGCTTATGACAAATTACCTCAATTTTTGTCTTACTAGTTGCTTAGCATACAAATTGACTTTGAATTTGAGCCGTTATTAAACACTTATCAGACAGTTTGTTTGATGGATGCTCCTCAAAACTCTAAAAGTTACCAATATAATATCATATATGAAGAATCATTATTGTTGCAATTGCACACAATCTTATGCAAGAAACCGAAGAACAAATAATGATAAATAAGAAACCAATATAAATTTGGAATACAGTCAAGTCGAAGaacaaaaagatttgattcacCTCTTTCTCAGGACCTGGATAACCACCCCATACAAAACTTTGGCGCCAGCCTCTCTCATAGAGAGCTGATATCAATGGCAACCTGGTTCAGAACACAATCATTGTCAAATTATACCACTGTATTTTACTTTATTGATGTGCATATGTTAGCTTAGAAAAGATCATAATATATCAAGAAAGAAGAGATAAAAGTTGGATACCTGAAAAACTCTGTGGTTAATGGCATAGGTTCACCATAGCTTTTGGCTCCGGTTGTTACCGTGAGGTCTAGATGCGTTTGGTTTCCAACATATGTTTTCTTACACGTTCCACATTGTAAACTAGACCCAGCTATAGCATCTCTGCATCAAATTACCCAATCAAGAAACAGCAGAGGTTATGTTAAGCTTACAGTGTACTCATTTTGCAGAATCGAACCAACTCTTTCGTCATCTTCCATTTGATTGAATTTCAATCATCACTCACATTTCATTCAATGGTCCACGATGAATAAGTTGGCATACTCTTTcagaaaaatagtagtaataataataatacagcAAACATTTCTCGAGCCTAGAACTTACTATGGTTACGATACTTACTATCCGAttataagaagaaaagaagaaaatcaattaaaaagcAAAATACAGAAGCAAATTAGTTCAACATTGGTAATCAAAATCATACTTCAAAGATGGATTTGTATTAATGAGATGAACTCACACTGATAAGGAAGGATGACTAGTCCAATTCAAGGAGTCGTAACAAACCGGACAAGCCAATAAGTTGCTGCTGTGCTTCacttccttctccttctctgCAACGATGGAATCCTGAACTCACAAAATTACGCTCCACGTGTTATTGAATAATAAACCATATATacacaaacaaacaaaaaaaaagtataacaAATGAAATTGTTTGTTGAATTagtgaaagaagaagaagaagaagcgctaCGGTTGGGTTGGTGTCGACGAGAGTAGCAgtggaagaaggagaagaagcaGAGGCAGGTCGAAGGCGAAAGTTGGTGGGAGAGGAAGCAACAGAGATGAAGAAGAGGCGCGTGGAGCGGTTGAGCGAAGAAGAGAGCGTGAGGTTAGAGAATAATGAGGTGTTACCGATAACTGCCATCGCTGGGGGCATTGTTGCCGTTGAGTTGAGCAAGTGGACCGTGACTGTCTCCCGTGTGATGGATTATCACTACCAGAAAACTCTCGTTTCCTTTTAAAACTCTTTTACTCCTCTATCTTGCttgatattatatattattttatgaaaagaaaaattacaaagTTCTAATaattatttcgaaaataaaaaaaaaagtgttagGGCCAGTAGATTTTGTGAATTGTAACtattaattagtcattaatagTGTATTTAATGGTGTCTGACTAAATACTGGCCAGATTTTAACAAATCTGTTCGCCCCTAaactttttcataaaaaaatactttttttacGAGATTAATTAgccttttattaatattttttattaccaaaATAAGTTTTAAATTGTTGATTTGTTCATTAAGAATTAACtaagattgataaaaaaaatttgttaagaATCTCAttgtctttttaaaaaaaattgtcaatgtcgtttaatttttttatatttttgtaattattttcaaatatattagttaaatttacggtgtaaaattaaaaaatattaatgctttttaaattatttttacctataaaaattaaatagagaATATATTAGTGATTAATAAATCGTATAAATATGTTTTGAAGAGAAATCATTCACCGAGAAACTAATCAGTCCCATGAAATTAATTATCAAGAATCGAATTTGTTAGGAACCttcaaatctttcaaaaaaattatcaaaagtCGAGATAAATATTCACACACAAAAAAATGATGTTTGTATTATATTTGTTTATgtaagatttttatttttcttaactTTTATCGatgatttttaatataaaaaattagaagatttaaaaaaaaaaaagaattcagTTACATATAACATTCCTTTTATTAGTtggaaataataaaaaagaatcaactacttttttttttgggtgtcttaagaaaaactgaaaaagtcAACTACTACTAGACAGAACTCttcaaatttataaaattaaaggaAAGGACCAATAACAACATCTAATTAATATAAAAGAGACCAATTTCTTTATGTAAAAAAATGCTTTTTAATAATACCAAaaaaagtgatttttttttcagcttcagtttattcattttttttatcccAATTTTTCTTCACGACGGAAATTAAAAGATATCACATATCagaattatttaataaaaacaaTGCAAACAATAAGCATAATCTTAATGCAACTAATGATAATACCACCAAAGCATCCATGAAAATGAATTTGTATAAGGAGAATTGTTGCTACACTCTTTAGATTAGGCCGTCACCCAAAAGCTTAATTCTGCAACTCTGTAACTAGACGGcgatctctctttttctctcacAATTAAGTGTGAAAATGGGCTAAGTTGACCcgaaatttaattttaacaagTCTTACTTAGATTATaaatatatgatttaaatttatgtttattattttttatagacttttttttttaaattagaactTGACCTGTTTAAAATTCGACAAATTTACGAACCTATTTAAAAAGCGTATTTCAttaattaaaacttaaaataatacacttcaaaaaatttaattaacaataaatatattctaaaatttataattcataatttataaaaaataatttatttatatattaatcaTTAGTCATATATCATAATCATATTACaatctataattttttttaacaaaaaaccTACAATATTAACTAGTcttaattattgatatttttttggttttgttttgagttaatataaataaaactaagaataatttatttttaaaaacaaatattttgACGAATCGATTTAACGAATTTTGTAGATTTTTTTAGCTAATagactttttaaaaaattcaaacataACCTTTTTAATAAAACAAGTCGAGTCGAACCAAATTTAAAACAAGCTGAACCATGAACTCCCGCCAAATAGTCTAGCCCATACTCACAACTAAATTATGTTAATGGTCTATTTTTAAGTATTCATGACTAAATTATAATAACAATGGTTAGAATAAATCTCATAAATAATAGTATTAGATAGTGTTAGAGAAGTAATACCTGAAATATTACCgcattaataaaagaataatataaaatttagtgttattaaatttagagatttaggattttaaaaatattcatttaatgttaaaaattaatttagagtATTATTGTGtatgtaataatttattaattagtatcaaacacttaaataaaatttaaatttacgATGAATTAATTTTTGTCCTGCCAAATTGAATGACtgtaaaaagttaaaaatttaaaaatattattatttatttaaaataataatttaatttttttctttaaattttatttaaatataagttTTTAAATAATTTCGATGTAATTAATCTTTCTGAATAATTAACTCTTGCTAGTGATTCTTATTAGGGTTAATTTTTCCTATAGTAAACAATAACAagttttttttggtgactataaACAATAACAAGTTGAATAACAATACTAGTTGCAAGTTtcccaaaaaataaaaaataaaaatactagttGTACCGTACGTATAGTTTGTGTTTGAAAGGATAAATGCCGTAAAATAGTTAGGGTTtttccttatttatttttttataaggaataaaaaatattttatattaaaaacatTTAGATGACACTATAAGTACTcgataaatttatattttataaaatgaaATATGGTCATTTTATATATTACATGAAAGATGGCACTAACCTTTTTTATAAAATACCATAAAAACTATATCGATGTGTTTAGAAAAAAGAATTGGAATTTATTAGTTGAATTTtgtattaattattatgtttaaaataaacaatataaaataataattgattcaattaaaaataattttttatgtatgaAATGAGTAACAATTAAATTGATTATTtaagtttaaaatattttatttttattacgtATTCACTAATAATTTCATAACAATCCATTATCATTGCAAACCACCATGTGCTTTAATTTTGTCTGATCACCACCACCCTCTTGGTCTCTAAACTCTCTCTTTAAATTAGTGTCTAAAGAACAAattattctctttattttttaaatttaaattaaccAAATTCAATTACAACCAAATTCtataaaaaagaatattgagagaaattgaaatgacaaataaaataaactcatGAGATTTCTAACTCAAGTcaattctcatttttttctaatttcataTAAATTAATTGATTTGCAAATCAAATCAATTCTATGTTAGATCTATTTATGGATATTATTTCATATTAAATAACGTATATAACGatgattttatttattgtcataaatgttaaattgaataagttattattattttttatttaaaataaaatgagaataaaacaagatatactattttatttgatgTTAGAATTTAACGAGTATCcaactcaaatataaataataactt is a window encoding:
- the LOC130944342 gene encoding uncharacterized methyltransferase At1g78140, chloroplastic isoform X2, with amino-acid sequence MPPAMAVIGNTSLFSNLTLSSSLNRSTRLFFISVASSPTNFRLRPASASSPSSTATLVDTNPTDSIVAEKEKEVKHSSNLLACPVCYDSLNWTSHPSLSVDAIAGSSLQCGTCKKTYVGNQTHLDLTVTTGAKSYGEPMPLTTEFFRLPLISALYERGWRQSFVWGGYPGPEKEFELMKEFLKPVLGGNIIDASCASGLFSRLFAKSGLFPLVVALDYSENMLKQCYEFIQQEENFPKENITLVRADISRLPFVSSSVDAVHAGAALHCWPSPLAAVAEISRVLRPGGVFVATTIIIDGPFIVVPFRSTFSQSFKQVSGSNLFLSERELEELCSACGLVGFKCIRNGFFVMISATKPS
- the LOC130944342 gene encoding uncharacterized methyltransferase At1g78140, chloroplastic isoform X1, translating into MPPAMAVIGNTSLFSNLTLSSSLNRSTRLFFISVASSPTNFRLRPASASSPSSTATLVDTNPTDSIVAEKEKEVKHSSNLLACPVCYDSLNWTSHPSLSVDAIAGSSLQCGTCKKTYVGNQTHLDLTVTTGAKSYGEPMPLTTEFFRLPLISALYERGWRQSFVWGGYPGPEKEFELMKEFLKPVLGGNIIDASCASGLFSRLFAKSGLFPLVVALDYSENMLKQCYEFIQQEENFPKDAFVVRNITLVRADISRLPFVSSSVDAVHAGAALHCWPSPLAAVAEISRVLRPGGVFVATTIIIDGPFIVVPFRSTFSQSFKQVSGSNLFLSERELEELCSACGLVGFKCIRNGFFVMISATKPS
- the LOC130944341 gene encoding uncharacterized protein LOC130944341, which gives rise to MKGETVTLLLVNLAGIMERADESLLPGVYKEVGEALHTDPTGLGSLTLFRSIVQSSCYPLAAYLSLRHNRAHVIAIGAFLWAAATFLVGFSSTFFQVAVSRGLNGIGLALVTPAIQSLVADSTHDTNRGMAFGWLQLTGNIGAILGGLFSMLIAPLTIMGIPGWRISFHLVGFISVLVGVLVFLFAKDPHFSDNGSRELEPELEVSAKMRRKDAAGRTFWSEVKNLFQEAKSVSKILSFQIIVAQGVTGSFPWSALSFSPMWLELSGFSHQKTASLMGLFVVSSSIGGLFGGKMGDILSKRLPNSGRIILAQISSASAIPLAAILLLGLPQNPSTIIPHGLVLVIVGFCISWNAPAANNPIFAEIVPERSRTSVYALDRSFESILSSFAPPAVGILAQHVYGYKPIPKGATVSQEILTDRENAASLAKALYTAIGIPMAVCCFIYSFLYHAYPRDRERARMEALIESELQEIESPSLPLDREFEKEGLNGDFDHDGEDNTLLQRRLTFADWTNSFRNSAAS